From a single Hevea brasiliensis isolate MT/VB/25A 57/8 unplaced genomic scaffold, ASM3005281v1 Scaf1, whole genome shotgun sequence genomic region:
- the LOC110672072 gene encoding lysine-specific histone demethylase 1 homolog 1 isoform X2, producing METTEEPELPRDPSDNRNDVVSDDSSPETDLTLSPIQPQNHINDPQNSSENHLPHSSETQSPPPNTTLDAPVSDSQDDSSDPIPEATLEEQPQNPNSTDPAPPPKRRRRRKRFFTEINGNPSFRRQRIAGGLSEELNVEALIAISVGFPVDSLTEEEIEANVVSTIGGTEQDNYIVVRNHILSRWRSNVSIWLTRDHALESIRAEYKNLVDSAYNFLLEHGYINFGLAPAVKEAQRALHERAERANVVVVGAGLAGLVAARQLVAMGFKVVVLEGRARPGGRVKTRRMKGDGVVAAADVGGSVLTGINGNPLGVLARQLGLPLHKVRDICPLYLPDGKAVDSEIDSRVEVSFNKLLDRVCKLRQAMIEEVKSVDVNLGTALEAFRHAYKVAEDSQERMLLNWHLANLEYANASLMSNLSMAYWDQDDPYEMGGDHCFIPGGNDTFVKELAMDLPIFYERTVESIRYGVDGVIVYASGQVFRGDMALCTVPLGVLKKGTIEFVPELPQRKKDAIQRLGYGLLNKVALLFPYNFWGGEIDTFGHLTEDSSMRVKFETMSPVESVKRVLEILRGIFHPKGIVVPDPVQAVCTRWGKDCFTYGSYSYVAVGSSGDDYDILAESIGDGRVFFAGEATNKQYPATMHGAFLSGMREAANILRVAKRRSLALTSKLNNDIEESDDLTKLYDTPDLIFGSFSILFDPRSNDLESLSLLRVKFQGPKLDSCLLCLYGLISRRQAIELSELDDDGKRMEMLCHNFQVRLVGRKGFSDAGDSLIMHIKASRSRLSVGI from the exons ATGGAAACCACAGAAGAGCCGGAGCTTCCTCGAGACCCCTCAGACAACCGTAACGACGTTGTCTCCGACGACTCCTCACCGGAAACCGACCTCACTCTCTCTCCAATCCAACCCCAAAACCACATTAACGATCCCCAAAATTCTTCTGAAAACCACCTCCCACACTCATCCGAAACCCAGTCTCCACCACCCAATACGACACTCGACGCTCCCGTTTCAGACTCTCAAGACGATTCCTCCGACCCAATCCCCGAAGCCACCCTCGAAGAACAGCCCCAAAACCCCAATTCTACAGACCCCGCTCCACCACCAAAACGACGACGCCGTAGAAAGCGGTTCTTCACCGAAATCAACGGAAACCCGTCGTTTCGCCGGCAGAGGATAGCCGGAGGCCTGTCCGAAGAACTCAACGTCGAAGCACTCATTGCAATCTCCGTAGGTTTTCCCGTCGATTCGCTCACCGAAGAAGAAATCGAAGCAAATGTGGTGTCGACAATTGGCGGCACCGAGCAAGATAACTATATTGTTGTGAGGAACCACATTCTTTCTCGGTGGAGATCAAATGTGTCGATTTGGCTTACTCGCGACCACGCTCTTGAGTCAATCCGGGCTGAGTACAAGAACCTGGTCGACTCTGCTTATAATTTCCTACTAGAACATGGCTACATCAACTTCGGGCTCGCGCCTGCTGTTAAAGAGGCGCAAAGGGCGTTGCATGAGCGGGCTGAGAGAGCCAATGTGGTGGTTGTAGGGGCAGGTCTCGCTGGACTAGTTGCAGCCAGGCAGCTAGTGGCTATGGGTTTTAAAGTGGTCGTCTTGGAAGGTAGAGCACGGCCAGGTGGTCGTGTGAAAACAAGGAGGATGAAGGGCGATGGGGTGGTGGCTGCCGCCGATGTGGGTGGGAGTGTTCTTACCGGAATCAATGGGAACCCACTAGGAGTTCTTGCAAGGCAATTGGGTTTACCTCTTCATAAGGTGAGAGATATTTGCCCTTTGTATTTACCTGATGGGAAGGCTGTAGATTCAGAGATTGATTCTAGAGTAGAGGTTTCGTTTAATAAATTGTTAGACAGAGTTTGTAAGCTTAGGCAGGCCATGATTGAGGAAGTTAAATCTGTTGATGTTAACTTAGGAACCGCGCTTGAAGCTTTTAGGCATGCTTATAAGGTAGCTGAGGATTCACAGGAGAGAATGCTGTTGAATTGGCATCTTGCAAATTTAGAATATGCAAATGCTTCTCTAATGTCTAATTTGTCTATGGCGTATTGGGATCAGGATGATCCATATGAGATGGGAGGTGACCATTGTTTTATTCCTGGAGGTAATGATACTTTTGTTAAAGAACTTGCTATGGATCTGCCCATTTTCTATGAAAGGACTGTAGAGAGTATTAGGTATGGAGTTGATGGGGTTATTGTTTATGCAAGTGGGCAGGTGTTTCGTGGTGACATGGCGCTCTGTACAGTGCCATTGGGTGTGCTTAAGAAGGGAACTATTGAATTTGTGCCTGAGCTTCCACAAAGAAAGAAAGATGCAATTCAGAGATTGGGATATGGGCTGTTAAATAAGGTGGCACTGTTGTTTCCCTATAATTTTTGGGGAGGAGAGATTGATACATTCGGGCATTTGACAGAAGATTCAAGCATGAGAG TTAAGTTTGAGACAATGTCTCCAGTGGAGTCTGTTAAAAGGGTCCTAGAAATATTGCGGGGTATTTTCCATCCAAAAGGGATTGTTGTTCCAGATCCAGTTCAGGCAGTCTGTACCCGCTGGGGGAAAGATTGCTTCACATATGGGTCTTATTCTTATGTTGCAGTTGGATCTTCAGGAGATGATTATGATATTCTTGCTGAGAGCATTGGAGATGGAAGGGTTTTCTTTGCGGGAGAGGCAACAAACAAACAGTATCCAGCAACAATGCATGGAGCATTTCTAAGTGGAATGAGAGAGGCTGCTAACATATTGAGAGTGGCCAAGAGGAGGTCTTTGGCTCTGACCAGCAaattaaacaatgacattgaggaaagtgatgatttaactaaattataTGACACCCCTGATCTGATATTTGGGAGCTTCTCTATTCTGTTTGATCCCAGGTCTAATGATCTTGAATCCCTTTCATTATTAAGGGTCAAATTCCAAGGACCAAAATTGGATTCTTGCTTGCTGTGTCTTTATGGTTTGATTTCCAGGAGGCAGGCCATTGAACTAAGCGAGTTAGATGATGATGGAAAGAGGATGGAAATGTTATGTCACAACTTTCAGGTAAGGTTGGTTGGTAGGAAAGGCTTCTCTGATGCTGGGGATTCCCTTATCATGCACATCAAGGCATCTAGATCCAGACTAAGTGTTGGAATTTGA
- the LOC110672072 gene encoding lysine-specific histone demethylase 1 homolog 1 isoform X1, producing the protein METTEEPELPRDPSDNRNDVVSDDSSPETDLTLSPIQPQNHINDPQNSSENHLPHSSETQSPPPNTTLDAPVSDSQDDSSDPIPEATLEEQPQNPNSTDPAPPPKRRRRRKRFFTEINGNPSFRRQRIAGGLSEELNVEALIAISVGFPVDSLTEEEIEANVVSTIGGTEQDNYIVVRNHILSRWRSNVSIWLTRDHALESIRAEYKNLVDSAYNFLLEHGYINFGLAPAVKEAQRALHERAERANVVVVGAGLAGLVAARQLVAMGFKVVVLEGRARPGGRVKTRRMKGDGVVAAADVGGSVLTGINGNPLGVLARQLGLPLHKVRDICPLYLPDGKAVDSEIDSRVEVSFNKLLDRVCKLRQAMIEEVKSVDVNLGTALEAFRHAYKVAEDSQERMLLNWHLANLEYANASLMSNLSMAYWDQDDPYEMGGDHCFIPGGNDTFVKELAMDLPIFYERTVESIRYGVDGVIVYASGQVFRGDMALCTVPLGVLKKGTIEFVPELPQRKKDAIQRLGYGLLNKVALLFPYNFWGGEIDTFGHLTEDSSMRGEFFLFYSYSSVSGGPLLIALVAGDAAVKFETMSPVESVKRVLEILRGIFHPKGIVVPDPVQAVCTRWGKDCFTYGSYSYVAVGSSGDDYDILAESIGDGRVFFAGEATNKQYPATMHGAFLSGMREAANILRVAKRRSLALTSKLNNDIEESDDLTKLYDTPDLIFGSFSILFDPRSNDLESLSLLRVKFQGPKLDSCLLCLYGLISRRQAIELSELDDDGKRMEMLCHNFQVRLVGRKGFSDAGDSLIMHIKASRSRLSVGI; encoded by the coding sequence ATGGAAACCACAGAAGAGCCGGAGCTTCCTCGAGACCCCTCAGACAACCGTAACGACGTTGTCTCCGACGACTCCTCACCGGAAACCGACCTCACTCTCTCTCCAATCCAACCCCAAAACCACATTAACGATCCCCAAAATTCTTCTGAAAACCACCTCCCACACTCATCCGAAACCCAGTCTCCACCACCCAATACGACACTCGACGCTCCCGTTTCAGACTCTCAAGACGATTCCTCCGACCCAATCCCCGAAGCCACCCTCGAAGAACAGCCCCAAAACCCCAATTCTACAGACCCCGCTCCACCACCAAAACGACGACGCCGTAGAAAGCGGTTCTTCACCGAAATCAACGGAAACCCGTCGTTTCGCCGGCAGAGGATAGCCGGAGGCCTGTCCGAAGAACTCAACGTCGAAGCACTCATTGCAATCTCCGTAGGTTTTCCCGTCGATTCGCTCACCGAAGAAGAAATCGAAGCAAATGTGGTGTCGACAATTGGCGGCACCGAGCAAGATAACTATATTGTTGTGAGGAACCACATTCTTTCTCGGTGGAGATCAAATGTGTCGATTTGGCTTACTCGCGACCACGCTCTTGAGTCAATCCGGGCTGAGTACAAGAACCTGGTCGACTCTGCTTATAATTTCCTACTAGAACATGGCTACATCAACTTCGGGCTCGCGCCTGCTGTTAAAGAGGCGCAAAGGGCGTTGCATGAGCGGGCTGAGAGAGCCAATGTGGTGGTTGTAGGGGCAGGTCTCGCTGGACTAGTTGCAGCCAGGCAGCTAGTGGCTATGGGTTTTAAAGTGGTCGTCTTGGAAGGTAGAGCACGGCCAGGTGGTCGTGTGAAAACAAGGAGGATGAAGGGCGATGGGGTGGTGGCTGCCGCCGATGTGGGTGGGAGTGTTCTTACCGGAATCAATGGGAACCCACTAGGAGTTCTTGCAAGGCAATTGGGTTTACCTCTTCATAAGGTGAGAGATATTTGCCCTTTGTATTTACCTGATGGGAAGGCTGTAGATTCAGAGATTGATTCTAGAGTAGAGGTTTCGTTTAATAAATTGTTAGACAGAGTTTGTAAGCTTAGGCAGGCCATGATTGAGGAAGTTAAATCTGTTGATGTTAACTTAGGAACCGCGCTTGAAGCTTTTAGGCATGCTTATAAGGTAGCTGAGGATTCACAGGAGAGAATGCTGTTGAATTGGCATCTTGCAAATTTAGAATATGCAAATGCTTCTCTAATGTCTAATTTGTCTATGGCGTATTGGGATCAGGATGATCCATATGAGATGGGAGGTGACCATTGTTTTATTCCTGGAGGTAATGATACTTTTGTTAAAGAACTTGCTATGGATCTGCCCATTTTCTATGAAAGGACTGTAGAGAGTATTAGGTATGGAGTTGATGGGGTTATTGTTTATGCAAGTGGGCAGGTGTTTCGTGGTGACATGGCGCTCTGTACAGTGCCATTGGGTGTGCTTAAGAAGGGAACTATTGAATTTGTGCCTGAGCTTCCACAAAGAAAGAAAGATGCAATTCAGAGATTGGGATATGGGCTGTTAAATAAGGTGGCACTGTTGTTTCCCTATAATTTTTGGGGAGGAGAGATTGATACATTCGGGCATTTGACAGAAGATTCAAGCATGAGAGGTGAATTCTTTCTGTTTTATAGTTATTCTTCTGTTTCAGGGGGTCCGCTTCTAATTGCTCTTGTTGCTGGGGATGCTGCAGTTAAGTTTGAGACAATGTCTCCAGTGGAGTCTGTTAAAAGGGTCCTAGAAATATTGCGGGGTATTTTCCATCCAAAAGGGATTGTTGTTCCAGATCCAGTTCAGGCAGTCTGTACCCGCTGGGGGAAAGATTGCTTCACATATGGGTCTTATTCTTATGTTGCAGTTGGATCTTCAGGAGATGATTATGATATTCTTGCTGAGAGCATTGGAGATGGAAGGGTTTTCTTTGCGGGAGAGGCAACAAACAAACAGTATCCAGCAACAATGCATGGAGCATTTCTAAGTGGAATGAGAGAGGCTGCTAACATATTGAGAGTGGCCAAGAGGAGGTCTTTGGCTCTGACCAGCAaattaaacaatgacattgaggaaagtgatgatttaactaaattataTGACACCCCTGATCTGATATTTGGGAGCTTCTCTATTCTGTTTGATCCCAGGTCTAATGATCTTGAATCCCTTTCATTATTAAGGGTCAAATTCCAAGGACCAAAATTGGATTCTTGCTTGCTGTGTCTTTATGGTTTGATTTCCAGGAGGCAGGCCATTGAACTAAGCGAGTTAGATGATGATGGAAAGAGGATGGAAATGTTATGTCACAACTTTCAGGTAAGGTTGGTTGGTAGGAAAGGCTTCTCTGATGCTGGGGATTCCCTTATCATGCACATCAAGGCATCTAGATCCAGACTAAGTGTTGGAATTTGA